Proteins encoded within one genomic window of Salmo trutta chromosome 11, fSalTru1.1, whole genome shotgun sequence:
- the LOC115202180 gene encoding sialic acid synthase-like translates to MPLKFELCPGRMIGGSNPCFIIAEIGQNHQGDIEIAKKMIKMAKDCGADCAKFQKSELEYKFNKGALERPYTSKHSWGKTYGDHKRHLEFSHEQYRELQKYAKEVGIFFTASGMDEMAVEFLDELDVPFFKVASCDANNFPYLELTAKKGRPMVISSGMQSMATMRRVYQTVKEHNQNFTILQCTSAYPLDPEDVNLCVIAEYQKEFPDIPIGYSGHERGISITVAAVAMGAKVVERHVTLDKSWKGNDHEASLEPSELTELVRAIRLVGRAQGTGIKQMLPCEKACHVKLGKSVVAKVAIPKGTVLSMDMLGVKVGEPRGVSPEDMGQLVGKAVTEDVEEDGSITPRMVDGYNNKG, encoded by the exons ATGCCTCTGAAATTCGAGCTTTGTCCTGGCAGGATGATTGGGGGTTCTAACCCCTGTTTCATTATTGCTGAAATTGGACAGAACCACCAGGGAGATATCGAAATTGCCAAGAAAATGATCAAGATGGCCAAG GACTGTGGGGCAGACTGCGCCAAGTTTCAGAAGAGTGAACTTGAGTACAAGTTCAACAAAGGTGCTCTGGAGCGTCCGTACACCTCCAAACATTCCTGGGGAAAGACATACGGTGACCACAAGCGCCACCTTGAGTTCAGTCATGAACAATATAGAGAGCTCCAGAAATATGCAAAGGAGGTTGGAATCTTCTTCACCGCTTCTGGAATGGACGAG ATGGCTGTGGAGTTCCTGGATGAGCTTGATGTGCCCTTCTTCAAAGTTGCCTCATGCGATGCCAACAATTTCCCCTATCTGGAACTGACTGCAAAAAAAG GACGGCCTATGGTGATATCCAGTGGGATGCAGTCAATGGCGACAATGAGACGGGTCTATCAGACCGTCAAGGAACACAATCAGAACTTCACCATCCTACAGTGCACCAGTGCCTACCCATTGGACCCTGAGGATGTCAACCTATGTGTGATAGCA GAATACCAGAAGGAATTCCCTGATATTCCCATCGGATATTCTGGCCATGAGAGGGGAATCAGCATCACCGTGGCAGCAGTGGCAATGGGGGCAAAAGTTGTGGAGCGTCACGTGACCCTGGACAAGAGCTGGAAGGGCAACGACCACGAGGCGTCACTGGAGCCTTCTGAGCTGACAGAGCTGGTCAGAGCCATCCGCCTGGTGGGGCGGGCCCAAGGCACGGGCATCAAACAGATGCTACCCTGTGAGAAAGCTTGCCATGTCAAG CTGGGGAAGTCAGTGGTGGCTAAGGTGGCGATCCCCAAAGGCACGGTGCTGAGTATGGATATGCTGGGGGTGAAGGTGGGCGAGCCGAGGGGCGTCTCTCCTGAAGACATGGGTCAGCTGGTGGGCAAGGCCGTCACAGAGGACGTGGAGGAGGATGGGAGCATCACGCCACGTATGGTGGACGGCTACAACAACAAGGGCTGA
- the LOC115202182 gene encoding clathrin light chain A isoform X2 gives MDDFDMLNAPQAAAGNGTDEDPAAAFLAQQESEIAGIENDEGFSILDSGEVPTSLDNNLTGDANDAVDGAVNGDLNEESNGPSDAYSAISSADRLQAEPESLRKWREEQRERLEVLDANSRKQESEWKDKAKVELEEWHTRQDEQLEKTKVNNRVLDEDFYKQPFSDLIGYVAAEEAMLSDMDENNPGTEWERVARLCDFNPKSSKQAKDVSRMRSVLISLKQAPLVR, from the exons ATGGACGATTTTGACATGCTCAACGCACCGCAGGCTGCCGCCGGCAATGGGACGGACGAAGACCCCGCTGCCGCATTCTTGGCCCAGCAAGAAAGCGAGATCGCGGGGATTGAGAATGACGAAGGATTCAGCATCCTGGACAGCGGAGAGGTTCCAACGTCGTTAGACAATAATCTGACAGGCGACGCAAACG ATGCAGTGGATGGTGCTGTCAATGGAGACCTTAATGAG GAGAGCAATGGCCCGTCTGATGCGTACTCGGCCATCTCCAGTGCCGACCGGCTGCAGGCTGAGCCAGAGAGCCTGCGTAAATggagggaggagcagagagagaggctggaggtCCTAG ACGCTAACTCTCGTAAGCAGGAGTCTGAGTGGAAGGACAAGGCCAAGGTAGAGCTGGAGGAGTGGCACACTAGACAGGACGAGCAGCTGGAGAAGACTAAAGTGAATAACAG GGTTCTGGATGAGGATTTCTACAAACAACCCTTCTCTGACCTGATTGGTTATGT AGCGGCCGAGGAGGCCATGCTGTCGGACATGGACGAGAACAACCCGGGCACCGAGTGGGAGCGCGTGGCGCGCCTCTGTGACTTCAACCCCAAGTCCAGCAAGCAAGCCAAAGATGTGTCCCGCATGCGCTCTGTCCTCATCTCCCTCAAGCAGGCCCCTCTGGTCCgctaa
- the LOC115202182 gene encoding clathrin light chain A isoform X1 translates to MDDFDMLNAPQAAAGNGTDEDPAAAFLAQQESEIAGIENDEGFSILDSGEVPTSLDNNLTGDANDAVDGAVNGDLNEESNGPSDAYSAISSADRLQAEPESLRKWREEQRERLEVLDANSRKQESEWKDKAKVELEEWHTRQDEQLEKTKVNNRVLDEDFYKQPFSDLIGYVTHINHPCYRLDQAAEEAMLSDMDENNPGTEWERVARLCDFNPKSSKQAKDVSRMRSVLISLKQAPLVR, encoded by the exons ATGGACGATTTTGACATGCTCAACGCACCGCAGGCTGCCGCCGGCAATGGGACGGACGAAGACCCCGCTGCCGCATTCTTGGCCCAGCAAGAAAGCGAGATCGCGGGGATTGAGAATGACGAAGGATTCAGCATCCTGGACAGCGGAGAGGTTCCAACGTCGTTAGACAATAATCTGACAGGCGACGCAAACG ATGCAGTGGATGGTGCTGTCAATGGAGACCTTAATGAG GAGAGCAATGGCCCGTCTGATGCGTACTCGGCCATCTCCAGTGCCGACCGGCTGCAGGCTGAGCCAGAGAGCCTGCGTAAATggagggaggagcagagagagaggctggaggtCCTAG ACGCTAACTCTCGTAAGCAGGAGTCTGAGTGGAAGGACAAGGCCAAGGTAGAGCTGGAGGAGTGGCACACTAGACAGGACGAGCAGCTGGAGAAGACTAAAGTGAATAACAG GGTTCTGGATGAGGATTTCTACAAACAACCCTTCTCTGACCTGATTGGTTATGT CACACACATTAACCATCCTTGCTACCGTCTAGACCA AGCGGCCGAGGAGGCCATGCTGTCGGACATGGACGAGAACAACCCGGGCACCGAGTGGGAGCGCGTGGCGCGCCTCTGTGACTTCAACCCCAAGTCCAGCAAGCAAGCCAAAGATGTGTCCCGCATGCGCTCTGTCCTCATCTCCCTCAAGCAGGCCCCTCTGGTCCgctaa
- the LOC115202182 gene encoding clathrin light chain A isoform X3 — MDDFDMLNAPQAAAGNGTDEDPAAAFLAQQESEIAGIENDEGFSILDSGEVPTSLDNNLTGDANDAVDGAVNGDLNEESNGPSDAYSAISSADRLQAEPESLRKWREEQRERLEVLDANSRKQESEWKDKAKVELEEWHTRQDEQLEKTKVNNRAAEEAMLSDMDENNPGTEWERVARLCDFNPKSSKQAKDVSRMRSVLISLKQAPLVR; from the exons ATGGACGATTTTGACATGCTCAACGCACCGCAGGCTGCCGCCGGCAATGGGACGGACGAAGACCCCGCTGCCGCATTCTTGGCCCAGCAAGAAAGCGAGATCGCGGGGATTGAGAATGACGAAGGATTCAGCATCCTGGACAGCGGAGAGGTTCCAACGTCGTTAGACAATAATCTGACAGGCGACGCAAACG ATGCAGTGGATGGTGCTGTCAATGGAGACCTTAATGAG GAGAGCAATGGCCCGTCTGATGCGTACTCGGCCATCTCCAGTGCCGACCGGCTGCAGGCTGAGCCAGAGAGCCTGCGTAAATggagggaggagcagagagagaggctggaggtCCTAG ACGCTAACTCTCGTAAGCAGGAGTCTGAGTGGAAGGACAAGGCCAAGGTAGAGCTGGAGGAGTGGCACACTAGACAGGACGAGCAGCTGGAGAAGACTAAAGTGAATAACAG AGCGGCCGAGGAGGCCATGCTGTCGGACATGGACGAGAACAACCCGGGCACCGAGTGGGAGCGCGTGGCGCGCCTCTGTGACTTCAACCCCAAGTCCAGCAAGCAAGCCAAAGATGTGTCCCGCATGCGCTCTGTCCTCATCTCCCTCAAGCAGGCCCCTCTGGTCCgctaa
- the LOC115202178 gene encoding sialic acid synthase — MPLKFELGPGRMIGGSNPCFIIAEIGQNHQGEIEIAKKMIKMAKDCGADCAKFQKSELEYKFNKRALERPYTSKHSWGKTYGDHKRHLEFSHEQYRELQKYAKEVGIFFTASGMDEMAVEFLDELDVPFFKVASCDANNFPYLELTAKKGRPMVISSGMQSMATMRRVYQTVKEHNQNFTILQCTSAYPLDPEDVNLCVIAEYQKEFPDIPIGYSGHERGISITVAAVAMGAKVVERHVTLDKSWKGNDHEASLEPSELTELVRAIRLVGRAQGTGIKQMLPCEKACHVKLGKSVVAKVAIPKGTVLSMDMLGVKVGEPRGVSPEDMGQLVGKAVTEDVEEDGSITPRMVDGYNNKG, encoded by the exons ATGCCTCTGAAATTCGAACTTGGTCCTGGCAGGATGATTGGGGGTTCTAACCCCTGTTTCATTATTGCAGAAATTGGACAGAACCATCAGGGAGAAATTGAAATCGCAAAGAAAATGATCAAGATGGCCAAG GACTGTGGGGCAGACTGTGCCAAGTTTCAGAAGAGTGAACTTGAGTACAAGTTCAACAAGCGTGCTCTGGAGCGTCCGTACACCTCCAAACATTCCTGGGGAAAGACATACGGTGACCACAAGCGCCACCTTGAGTTCAGTCATGAACAATATAGAGAGCTCCAGAAATATGCAAAGGAGGTTGGAATCTTCTTCACCGCTTCTGGAATGGACGAG ATGGCTGTGGAGTTCCTGGATGAGCTTGATGTGCCCTTCTTCAAAGTTGCCTCATGCGATGCCAACAATTTCCCCTATCTGGAACTGACTGCAAAAAAAG GACGGCCTATGGTGATATCCAGTGGGATGCAGTCAATGGCGACAATGAGACGGGTCTATCAGACCGTCAAGGAACACAATCAGAACTTCACCATCCTACAGTGCACCAGTGCCTACCCATTGGACCCTGAGGATGTCAACCTATGTGTCATAGCA GAATACCAGAAGGAATTCCCTGATATTCCCATCGGATATTCTGGCCATGAGAGGGGAATCAGCATCACTGTGGCAGCAGTGGCAATGGGGGCAAAAGTGGTGGAGCGTCACGTGACCCTGGACAAGAGCTGGAAAGGCAACGACCACGAGGCGTCACTGGAGCCTTCTGAGCTGACAGAGCTGGTCAGAGCCATCCGCCTGGTGGGGCGGGCCCAAGGCACGGGCATCAAACAGATGCTACCCTGTGAGAAAGCCTGCCATGTCAAG CTGGGGAAGTCAGTGGTGGCTAAGGTGGCGATCCCCAAAGGCACGGTGCTGAGTATGGATATGCTGGGGGTGAAGGTGGGCGAGCCGAGGGGCGTCTCTCCTGAAGACATGGGTCAGCTGGTGGGCAAGGCCGTCACAGAGGACGTGGAGGAGGATGGGAGCATCACGCCACGTATGGTGGACGGCTACAACAACAAGGGCTGA